The Epilithonimonas zeae genome contains the following window.
AGCAATTGTTGGTGTGATTGATTTTAAACAAAATGCTAATTTCTCTATTAATACGCCAAAGTTTCATCACCAATGGTTGCCGGAAGTCGTAAAAGTAGAATATAATTTCCCGGAAACTACAATCAAAACGCTTGAGAAAAAGAATTATAAATTCGAAAAAATCAAGCAGATAGGAAAGACAGAAATAATCCTCGTTGATGATAATCTGAACATACACGCTGTGGCAGATGGGAGAGGAGATGATTCTGTAGGAGTGGAATAAAAGTATTGTAAATATTATAGAAAATTGAATATAAGAATTGTTATAAATTTGCCTCTGATAGAAAACTAAGAATCAATGAATTTCGGACAACAAATGTTATTTTTCTTTAGTGCAATAGGAGCCTTTAATGGGCTTCTGTTGGGCGTTTATCTGTTGTTCTTTAAAAAAAAGAAATCTCTTCCCGATTTTTTCTTAGGATTAATTCTATTGACATTAAGTATCAGGGTAGGAATCACTGTCTGTATTTATTTCTATCCGGATTGGCCAAGAATAATTCCTAATTTGGGATTGTCGGCACTGTTTTTTACAGGACCGGCATTGTACTATTATATCCGTTCATCTTTTTTGAAGGAGCAATTTGATGTTAAAAGTGCTGTAAAATCCTTTGGTGTTTTGATATTGATCCTGTGCGGAGTCGGGATTCTGCATTTCATTTTTCCAAATGTTTGGAATAGGTATTTTGCAACATTTATTTATGGAATATGGACCATTTTCATTTTTCTATCCATTTACGATTATTACATACTTTCAGAAAAATACGCTAAGTCGAATCAATTTATCCTTCCGGTTTTGGTTAGCAATGCAATTATATTTCTTTCTTATCAGTTGCTTTCGACAGGTTGGATTCAGGTTTATTGTGCTGGTGGAAGCCTTGTGTTCTCATTTGTTTTGTATGCCAATTTTCTGGTTTTGTTTAATAAGAAATACCAGGCAAAAGTCGCAAAAGAAGAAACTAAATATTCCAATAAAAAAATATCCGATCTGCAGGCAGATAATTTTGTTTCAAAATTAGAAAAGCTGATGAATGCCGAAGAATTGTATAAAAATCCAAATTTGAAATTGATTGACCTTGCATTGAAAATGAATATGTCAGCTCATCAACTTTCTCAATTGTTGAATGATAATTTGGGAAAAAGTTTTTCTACATATATCAATGAATACAGAATTAATGAAGCCTGTGAAAAAATTGAAAATGGCTCTTATCTGAAAATTGAGGAGATAGGATACGAGGTTGGGTTCAACTCAAAATCTACATTTTTCTCCACTTTTAGGAAAATCAAGAACACCACGCCACTTTTGTACAAACAATCTCAAACGGTTTCTGAACCTAGGTTTCAGAGTTCAAATTTATAATTCTGTACTTCGGAATTTAAACTTCAAAACCTGATTTTTGTAAGTATCAGATACTTTTGGTCTCATAAAATTTAAAATTTATGAAAACCAGATCAGGGATTTTTTTTCTGTTATTATTCTCATTTTTTTCCAAATCACAGGAAACTGTAAAAAAGGATTCTTTAAAGAAAGATAATCAAAAGGACTCTCTTACAAGTATTTCGGAGGTTGTAATACAATCTTCCCGACGTATAAAACTGAATGACGGAAACATTGTAATGAATGTTTCAGGGAATAAAGACTTCAAAACATCAATGAATATGCTGGACGTTTTAAGAAAAAGTCCTGGCGTAACTGTCGATCAGGAAGACGGCATCTTTCTTGGCGGAAGAGTGAGTCCTGCTATTTTTATTAATGGAAAACCCGTTGTGATGAGCAGTCAGGAGTTGCAGTCTTACCTGAGATCATTGTCACCGGAAATGGTGGAATCTGTTGAAATAAACTCCAACCCTTCTTCAAAATATGACGCAGAATTTAAAGGGATTATCGATATTAAATTAAAAAAGAATACCAATCTTGGCTGGAGAGGTAGTTACATCGGGAATGTTTATGC
Protein-coding sequences here:
- a CDS encoding helix-turn-helix domain-containing protein, giving the protein MNFGQQMLFFFSAIGAFNGLLLGVYLLFFKKKKSLPDFFLGLILLTLSIRVGITVCIYFYPDWPRIIPNLGLSALFFTGPALYYYIRSSFLKEQFDVKSAVKSFGVLILILCGVGILHFIFPNVWNRYFATFIYGIWTIFIFLSIYDYYILSEKYAKSNQFILPVLVSNAIIFLSYQLLSTGWIQVYCAGGSLVFSFVLYANFLVLFNKKYQAKVAKEETKYSNKKISDLQADNFVSKLEKLMNAEELYKNPNLKLIDLALKMNMSAHQLSQLLNDNLGKSFSTYINEYRINEACEKIENGSYLKIEEIGYEVGFNSKSTFFSTFRKIKNTTPLLYKQSQTVSEPRFQSSNL